In Bacillus sp. FJAT-45037, the following are encoded in one genomic region:
- a CDS encoding GNAT family N-acetyltransferase: MIKQLKITDQKVAREVLHVQTPAYKEEARIIEYLDIPPLNDTVSDLQQSDETYYGYYIKEKLCGVISIKITNDILNIHRLVVHPEHFRKGISKQLLHHIEEDREGIQEINVSTGKKNIPAIKLYEQSGFKYVGEEHVNERLSLALFAKKAQN, from the coding sequence TTGATAAAACAACTGAAAATCACTGATCAAAAAGTTGCGAGAGAAGTCTTACACGTTCAAACACCTGCATACAAAGAAGAAGCAAGAATTATTGAATATCTGGACATTCCTCCATTAAATGATACGGTGAGTGATTTGCAGCAATCTGATGAGACATATTATGGTTATTACATCAAAGAAAAACTATGTGGCGTGATTTCAATCAAGATCACGAATGATATTCTAAATATTCACCGTCTGGTCGTACATCCTGAACACTTTAGAAAAGGTATTTCGAAACAATTACTTCATCACATAGAAGAGGATAGAGAAGGAATTCAAGAGATTAACGTTTCAACAGGAAAAAAGAACATACCTGCGATTAAGTTGTATGAACAAAGTGGATTTAAGTATGTCGGAGAAGAACATGTGAATGAGAGATTATCACTTGCTTTATTTGCGAAAAAAGCACAAAACTAG